In one Dermacentor variabilis isolate Ectoservices chromosome 4, ASM5094787v1, whole genome shotgun sequence genomic region, the following are encoded:
- the LOC142577764 gene encoding neprilysin-1-like — protein sequence MGLLELHLSGDRQYSGDSDGEGGFGGRLECLKKAYQEDMRVDRGTLNKMAALRDFVGLLPAYRAFVSTASAQRLKGLGWMSEEQLFFVAFCYQQCENVGDERSSKALPVAAYRCNVPLRHTPQFADAFNCSLGSPMVSPEPCTFWDEALDQAAMRTARKI from the exons ATGGGACTCCTGGAGCTGCACTTGTCGGGTGACCGACAATACTCGGGGGACTCCGACGGCGAAGGCGGCTTTGGCGGCCGATTA GAATGCCTGAAAAAGGCCTACCAGGAAGACATGCGCGTCGACCGAGGCACGCTGAACAAGATGGCCGCGCTGCGAGACTTCGTGGGGCTCCTGCCCGCGTATCGGGCCTTCGTGTCGACCGCGTCCGCACAGCGACTCAAGGGCCTCGGGTGGATGAGCGAGGAGCAGCTGTTCTTCGTGGCCTTCTGCTACCAGCAGTGCGAGAACGTGGGCGACGAGCGGTCCTCGAAGGCGCTGCCCGTCGCCGCCTACCGCTGCAACGTGCCGCTCAGGCACACGCCGCAGTTTGCGGACGCGTTCAACTGCTCGCTGGGATCGCCCATGGTGTCGCCCGAACCGTGCACTTTCTGGGACGAAGCCCTGGATCAAGCCGCGATGCGAACAGCGAGAAAAATCTGA